A part of Pararhizobium sp. A13 genomic DNA contains:
- a CDS encoding DUF72 domain-containing protein: MTKSGTIRCGIGGWTFDPWEGTFYPETLSKKRQLEYASRQLKVIEVNGTYYSSQKPETFAKWAAEVPEDFVFSLKASRFATNKKVLGEAGESISRFLGQGLTELGPRLGPILWQFMPTKKFDADDFGAFLALLPEKQDGLTLRHVVEVRHPSFRTPEFIALLARYNVAVVCADHAEYPMIADVTSDFVYARLQTGSDDVETCYDEKRLDLWADRLKNWASGGVVDELEFGAPSHKPEKKPRDVFAFFITEGKVNAPNGARALQKRVD; encoded by the coding sequence ATGACCAAATCAGGCACGATCCGCTGCGGCATCGGCGGCTGGACCTTCGATCCTTGGGAGGGGACGTTCTATCCGGAAACGCTGTCGAAGAAGCGGCAGCTGGAATATGCCAGCCGGCAGCTGAAGGTCATCGAGGTCAACGGCACCTATTACAGCTCGCAGAAGCCGGAAACCTTTGCCAAATGGGCGGCCGAAGTGCCGGAGGATTTTGTCTTTTCCCTGAAAGCCAGCCGCTTTGCCACCAACAAGAAGGTGCTGGGCGAGGCGGGTGAATCGATCAGCCGATTTCTTGGCCAGGGGCTGACGGAGTTGGGGCCGCGTCTCGGCCCGATCCTGTGGCAATTCATGCCGACCAAGAAATTCGATGCCGATGATTTCGGTGCCTTTCTGGCACTGCTGCCGGAGAAGCAGGATGGCTTGACGCTGCGGCACGTCGTTGAAGTGCGCCATCCCTCGTTCCGGACGCCGGAATTCATCGCGCTGCTGGCAAGATACAATGTCGCGGTGGTCTGCGCCGATCACGCCGAATACCCGATGATCGCCGATGTCACTTCGGATTTCGTCTATGCGCGCCTGCAAACCGGTAGCGATGATGTCGAGACTTGCTACGATGAAAAGCGGCTCGATCTCTGGGCCGATCGGCTAAAGAACTGGGCTTCAGGCGGCGTGGTTGACGAGCTGGAGTTCGGCGCTCCCTCGCACAAGCCTGAAAAGAAACCCCGCGATGTCTTTGCCTTCTTCATCACCGAAGGCAAGGTCAATGCGCCGAATGGCGCGCGGGCACTGCAGAAGCGGGTGGACTGA
- a CDS encoding NAD(P)H-hydrate dehydratase, protein MPAFRNDAIVTPAEMTAIDADAARSGINSFSLMTSAGTAVSAAALRLYPGALRFVVLCGPGNNGGDGYIAAAALRGSGADVEVHALGNPAALKGDAARAYAGCGVAVKPLADYGPIAGDVVIDALFGAGLSRAVPPEAASVMRAVESQDLPVIAVDLPSGVDGRSGQVLGASFHARHTVTFVARKPGHLLTPGRMLCGTLEVFDIGIPERILRARAGTLCENSPHLWREHAFALDPAAHKFKRGHLAVFSGGPLSTGAARLSAVAGLRAGAGLVTIASPAAALQANASHLTAVMLKQIEDEDDLSHWLADKRISAFVLGPGFGDLERARRYALMLAGRKLVLDADGITAFKDDPASLFKAYAKGETRLVMTPHEGEFARLFPDIEADKALSKVDRAIAAAKRSRGVVVYKGADTVIAAPDGRAAINTNAPPWLATAGSGDTLAGIVGAHLVQGMPAFEAAAAGVWRHGRAGAKAGEGLTAEDLAAAIEPLSV, encoded by the coding sequence ATGCCAGCTTTTAGAAACGACGCCATCGTTACGCCCGCCGAAATGACCGCGATCGATGCCGATGCGGCTCGCTCGGGGATCAACAGTTTCAGCCTGATGACATCCGCCGGAACGGCCGTTTCGGCGGCGGCCTTGCGGCTTTATCCCGGTGCCTTGCGGTTTGTCGTCCTGTGCGGTCCCGGCAACAATGGCGGGGATGGCTATATCGCCGCCGCCGCCTTGCGCGGCAGCGGCGCGGATGTCGAAGTCCATGCCTTGGGCAATCCGGCGGCCTTGAAAGGCGATGCAGCGCGTGCCTACGCGGGCTGCGGCGTTGCGGTGAAACCGCTTGCGGACTATGGCCCGATTGCCGGAGACGTCGTCATCGACGCTTTGTTCGGAGCGGGTCTTTCACGCGCTGTTCCGCCGGAGGCGGCAAGCGTGATGCGGGCGGTAGAGAGCCAGGATCTTCCGGTCATCGCCGTCGATCTGCCCTCCGGTGTCGACGGCCGCAGCGGACAGGTGCTGGGAGCAAGTTTTCACGCCCGTCACACGGTCACGTTCGTGGCCCGGAAGCCGGGACATCTGCTGACACCGGGGCGGATGCTTTGCGGCACGCTGGAGGTGTTCGACATCGGCATCCCCGAGCGCATCCTGCGTGCTCGTGCAGGCACGCTTTGCGAAAACAGCCCGCATCTCTGGCGGGAGCACGCCTTTGCCCTGGACCCGGCCGCGCATAAATTCAAACGCGGGCACCTTGCGGTTTTTTCGGGCGGCCCGCTTTCGACAGGCGCCGCGCGGCTATCGGCGGTCGCCGGACTGAGGGCGGGGGCCGGATTGGTGACGATCGCCTCGCCCGCCGCGGCCCTGCAAGCCAATGCGTCTCATCTGACGGCGGTGATGTTGAAACAGATCGAGGATGAAGACGACCTCTCGCACTGGCTGGCCGACAAACGCATCAGCGCCTTCGTGCTTGGCCCGGGATTTGGCGATCTGGAGAGGGCGCGGCGGTACGCCCTGATGCTCGCGGGGCGAAAACTGGTGCTCGATGCCGATGGCATCACGGCTTTCAAGGACGACCCCGCGTCGCTCTTCAAGGCCTACGCAAAGGGTGAAACGCGCCTGGTCATGACACCGCATGAGGGCGAGTTCGCCCGGCTGTTTCCGGATATCGAGGCCGATAAAGCCCTTTCCAAGGTAGACCGCGCCATTGCCGCCGCCAAACGCAGTCGTGGCGTCGTCGTCTACAAGGGCGCAGATACGGTGATCGCCGCGCCCGACGGCCGCGCTGCAATCAACACCAATGCGCCGCCGTGGCTGGCGACGGCAGGATCGGGAGATACGCTTGCCGGTATTGTCGGCGCGCATCTGGTGCAGGGCATGCCAGCCTTCGAGGCGGCCGCCGCCGGTGTCTGGCGTCATGGACGAGCCGGCGCCAAAGCAGGCGAGGGGCTGACGGCGGAAGACCTCGCAGCGGCAATCGAACCGCTTTCGGTCTGA
- a CDS encoding single-stranded DNA-binding protein has translation MAGSVNKVILIGNLGADPEIRRTQDGRPIANLNIATSETWRDRNSGERKEKTEWHRVVIFNEGLCKVAEQYLKKGAKVYIEGALQTRKWQDKDGQDRYSTEVVLQGFNSTLTMLDGRDGGGAGAGAGRGGSDYGGGNLGGSSGNYGDDYDRPASAPSGRSSGGGGNFSRDMDDDIPF, from the coding sequence ATGGCGGGTAGTGTCAACAAGGTGATTTTGATCGGAAACCTCGGGGCCGACCCGGAAATCCGGCGCACGCAGGACGGCCGGCCGATCGCCAACCTGAACATCGCGACGTCGGAAACCTGGCGCGACCGCAATTCCGGCGAGCGCAAGGAAAAGACCGAGTGGCACCGCGTGGTGATCTTCAACGAGGGCCTCTGCAAGGTTGCCGAGCAATATCTGAAGAAGGGCGCCAAGGTTTATATCGAAGGCGCGCTGCAGACCCGCAAATGGCAGGACAAGGACGGCCAGGATCGCTATTCGACGGAAGTGGTGCTGCAGGGCTTCAACTCGACGCTGACGATGCTCGACGGCCGCGACGGCGGTGGCGCTGGTGCCGGCGCCGGTCGTGGCGGCTCGGACTACGGTGGCGGCAATCTCGGCGGAAGCTCCGGCAATTACGGCGACGACTACGATCGTCCGGCGTCTGCGCCTTCGGGCCGCTCCAGCGGGGGCGGCGGAAACTTTTCACGCGACATGGACGACGACATTCCGTTCTGA
- a CDS encoding TAXI family TRAP transporter solute-binding subunit, with amino-acid sequence MLRLASVAAAIVAAFSFGPASAAEFEKNMMTGGPQGTYIQIGRDVAALGKSCGLTLNVQQSAGSLENFVGVRNRKNTQFGIVQSDVLEYLKTFEANDREVQQAVRGVRIMFPLYNEEIHVLARTDIKDVKDLDGKKVAVGVKDSGTFLTSSLVLDILQVKTGERVPLNPDAALPKLLAGEIDAFFYVAGAPAALFRNNPIDGAKFHLLPITEAPLLATYTASRIDAATYAFQQEPVDLIAVKAVMMTYDYDIKRNAYQRESCQAVSEFSSLILNNLDKLRKTGHPKWKDVDLTALPPGWQVGVCVKAGMALDYKPACKTPEAVAAQPDGNEEYLNLLKQRLKQK; translated from the coding sequence ATGCTTCGACTGGCCTCTGTTGCTGCCGCGATTGTCGCGGCCTTTTCATTCGGTCCGGCATCGGCGGCCGAGTTTGAAAAGAACATGATGACAGGCGGCCCGCAGGGCACCTATATCCAGATCGGCCGCGATGTCGCAGCACTCGGCAAGAGTTGTGGGCTGACGCTGAACGTCCAGCAATCCGCCGGTTCGCTCGAAAACTTCGTCGGTGTCAGAAACCGCAAGAATACCCAGTTCGGCATCGTGCAGAGCGATGTGCTCGAATATTTGAAGACCTTCGAGGCAAACGATCGGGAGGTCCAGCAGGCAGTACGCGGCGTGCGCATCATGTTCCCGCTCTACAACGAGGAAATCCACGTTCTCGCCCGCACCGATATCAAGGATGTGAAGGACTTGGATGGCAAGAAGGTCGCCGTCGGCGTCAAGGATAGTGGCACTTTTCTCACCTCCTCGCTTGTTCTCGATATTCTGCAGGTGAAGACCGGCGAACGCGTACCGCTCAATCCAGATGCGGCCCTGCCGAAACTGCTGGCCGGCGAGATCGACGCCTTCTTCTATGTGGCGGGTGCTCCCGCGGCGCTGTTCAGGAACAATCCGATCGACGGCGCCAAGTTCCATCTCCTGCCGATCACAGAGGCGCCGCTGCTCGCAACCTACACGGCTTCACGCATCGATGCCGCGACCTATGCCTTCCAGCAGGAACCGGTCGATCTGATCGCCGTCAAGGCTGTGATGATGACCTATGACTACGACATCAAACGCAATGCCTATCAGCGCGAAAGCTGCCAGGCGGTGTCGGAATTCTCAAGCCTCATTCTCAACAATCTCGACAAACTGCGGAAGACCGGGCATCCGAAATGGAAAGATGTCGATCTGACGGCGCTGCCGCCTGGTTGGCAGGTCGGCGTCTGTGTCAAGGCTGGCATGGCGCTCGACTACAAGCCTGCATGCAAGACGCCGGAGGCTGTGGCCGCACAGCCGGATGGAAACGAAGAGTACCTCAACCTGCTGAAGCAGCGCCTGAAACAGAAATAG
- the uvrA gene encoding excinuclease ABC subunit UvrA, with translation MSELKTISIRGAREHNLKGIDLDLPRNKLIVMTGLSGSGKSSLAFDTIYAEGQRRYVESLSAYARQFLEMMQKPDVDQIDGLSPAISIEQKTTSRNPRSTVGTVTEIYDYMRLLFARVGVPYSPATGLPIESQTVSQMVDRVIDFGEGTRLYILAPIVRGRKGEYKKELAELMKKGFQRVKIDGQFYEIAEAPTLDKKYKHDIDVVVDRVVVRPDLTARLADSLETCLTLADGLAIAEFADKPLPPEETAAGGSANKSLNETHERVLFSEKFACPVSGFTISEIEPRLFSFNNPFGACPTCDGLGSQQKIDEALIVPEPDRTLKNGAIAPWAKSSSPYYNQTLEALGKAFGFKLSNKWSDLSDEARHAILQGTDEKISFHYEDGARSYNTTKTFEGIVPNLERRWKETDSAWAREEIERYMSAAPCPACDGFRLKPEALAVKIDKLHIGEVTDMSIRVARDWFETLPGHMNAKQNEIAVRILKEIRERLRFLNDVGLEYLSLSRNSGTLSGGESQRIRLASQIGSGLTGVLYVLDEPSIGLHQRDNARLLETLRHLRDIGNTVIVVEHDEDAILTSDYVVDIGPAAGIHGGEVVAQGAPSDIIANPNSLTGRYLSGELSVAVPSERRKLKKKKEITVVGARANNLKNVTASIPLGIFTAVTGVSGGGKSTFLIETLYKAAARRIMGARENPAEHDRIDGFEHIDKVIDIDQSPIGRTPRSNPATYTGAFTPIRDWFAGLPEAKARGYQPGRFSFNVKGGRCEACQGDGVIKIEMHFLPDVYVTCDVCHGKRYNRETLDVHFKGKSIADVLDMTVEEGVEFFAAVPAVRDKLITLNQVGLGYIKVGQQANTLSGGEAQRVKLAKELSKRSTGRTLYILDEPTTGLHFHDVAKLLEVLHELVNQGNSVVVIEHNLEVIKTADWVIDFGPEGGDGGGEVIAAGTPEDIVKEKRSHTGAFLKELLERRPIRKAEAAE, from the coding sequence ATGAGCGAACTCAAGACCATTTCCATCCGCGGCGCGCGCGAGCACAATCTGAAGGGCATTGACCTTGACCTGCCGCGCAACAAGCTGATCGTCATGACCGGCCTGTCCGGTTCCGGAAAATCGTCGCTCGCTTTCGACACGATCTATGCGGAAGGCCAGCGCCGCTATGTCGAGAGTCTCTCGGCCTATGCCCGTCAGTTCCTCGAGATGATGCAGAAGCCGGATGTCGACCAGATCGACGGGCTGTCACCGGCGATCTCGATCGAGCAGAAAACGACCTCGCGCAATCCGCGCTCGACGGTCGGCACGGTCACCGAAATCTACGACTATATGCGCCTGCTGTTTGCCCGCGTCGGCGTGCCCTATTCTCCAGCCACCGGCCTGCCGATCGAAAGCCAGACGGTCAGCCAGATGGTCGATCGTGTCATCGATTTCGGTGAGGGAACACGGCTCTATATCCTGGCTCCGATCGTGCGCGGCCGCAAGGGCGAGTATAAGAAAGAGCTTGCCGAGCTGATGAAGAAGGGCTTTCAGCGCGTCAAGATCGACGGGCAGTTCTACGAGATCGCCGAGGCGCCGACGCTCGACAAGAAGTACAAGCACGACATCGACGTCGTCGTCGACCGCGTCGTCGTGCGCCCCGACCTGACGGCGCGTCTGGCCGACAGTCTCGAAACCTGCCTGACGCTCGCCGACGGCCTGGCCATCGCCGAATTCGCCGACAAGCCGCTGCCGCCGGAAGAGACGGCCGCGGGGGGCTCTGCCAACAAGTCGCTGAACGAGACGCACGAGCGCGTTCTGTTCTCCGAAAAATTCGCATGCCCCGTGTCCGGTTTCACAATTTCGGAGATCGAGCCGCGGCTGTTTTCGTTCAACAATCCGTTCGGTGCCTGCCCGACCTGCGACGGTCTTGGCAGCCAGCAGAAGATCGATGAGGCGCTGATCGTTCCGGAACCCGACCGGACATTGAAGAACGGTGCCATCGCGCCCTGGGCCAAGTCCTCGTCGCCCTACTACAATCAGACGCTCGAAGCCCTCGGCAAGGCGTTTGGCTTCAAGCTGTCAAACAAATGGAGCGATCTGTCCGACGAAGCCAGGCATGCGATCCTGCAGGGCACCGACGAAAAGATCAGTTTCCATTACGAGGACGGTGCGCGGTCCTACAACACCACCAAGACCTTCGAAGGCATCGTACCCAACCTGGAGCGGCGCTGGAAGGAGACCGACAGTGCCTGGGCACGCGAGGAAATCGAGCGCTACATGTCGGCGGCGCCCTGCCCTGCCTGCGACGGTTTCCGCCTGAAACCGGAAGCGTTAGCGGTCAAGATCGACAAGCTGCATATCGGCGAAGTGACCGATATGTCGATCCGCGTTGCGCGCGACTGGTTCGAGACACTGCCGGGCCATATGAATGCCAAGCAGAACGAGATCGCCGTTCGCATCCTGAAAGAAATCCGCGAGCGGCTGCGCTTCCTCAACGATGTGGGCCTGGAATATCTCAGCCTCTCGCGCAATTCTGGGACGCTGTCGGGCGGCGAAAGCCAGCGTATCCGGCTGGCCTCGCAGATCGGTTCGGGCCTGACCGGCGTGCTCTACGTGCTCGACGAGCCGTCGATCGGCCTGCATCAGCGCGACAATGCCCGGCTGCTCGAGACGCTTCGGCATCTGCGCGACATCGGCAATACGGTGATCGTCGTCGAGCACGACGAGGATGCGATCCTGACTTCCGACTATGTCGTGGATATCGGACCCGCCGCCGGCATCCATGGCGGCGAGGTGGTCGCGCAAGGCGCGCCGTCCGACATCATCGCCAATCCGAACTCGCTGACCGGAAGATATCTTTCCGGCGAACTTTCGGTCGCCGTGCCGTCCGAACGGCGCAAACTGAAGAAGAAAAAGGAAATCACGGTTGTCGGCGCCCGCGCCAACAATCTGAAGAACGTCACGGCCTCGATCCCGCTCGGCATCTTCACCGCGGTCACCGGCGTATCGGGCGGCGGCAAGTCAACTTTCCTGATCGAGACGCTCTACAAGGCGGCCGCACGCCGCATCATGGGCGCGCGCGAAAATCCGGCGGAACACGACCGGATCGACGGTTTCGAACACATCGACAAGGTGATCGACATCGACCAGTCGCCGATCGGCCGCACGCCGCGCTCCAATCCGGCGACCTACACCGGCGCCTTCACCCCGATTCGCGACTGGTTTGCCGGCCTGCCGGAGGCAAAAGCGCGCGGCTACCAGCCTGGTCGTTTCTCCTTCAATGTCAAGGGTGGCCGCTGCGAGGCCTGCCAGGGCGACGGCGTCATCAAGATCGAGATGCACTTCCTGCCGGATGTCTATGTCACCTGCGATGTCTGCCACGGCAAACGCTACAATCGCGAGACGCTCGATGTGCATTTCAAGGGCAAATCGATCGCCGATGTGCTCGACATGACGGTCGAAGAAGGAGTCGAGTTCTTCGCCGCCGTTCCGGCCGTGCGCGACAAGCTGATCACGCTCAACCAGGTCGGCCTCGGCTACATCAAGGTCGGTCAGCAGGCCAACACGCTCTCGGGCGGCGAGGCGCAGCGCGTCAAGCTTGCCAAGGAGCTGTCGAAGCGTTCGACCGGGCGCACGCTCTATATTCTGGATGAACCAACAACTGGATTGCATTTCCATGATGTAGCCAAACTTCTTGAAGTTCTGCATGAACTCGTCAATCAGGGCAATTCGGTCGTCGTCATCGAGCACAATCTCGAGGTCATCAAGACCGCCGACTGGGTGATCGATTTCGGCCCCGAAGGTGGCGACGGCGGCGGCGAGGTCATTGCAGCAGGAACGCCAGAGGACATCGTCAAGGAAAAGCGGTCGCATACCGGGGCCTTCTTGAAGGAGCTGTTGGAAAGACGCCCGATCCGTAAGGCGGAAGCGGCGGAGTAA
- a CDS encoding P-II family nitrogen regulator, with protein sequence MKKIEAIIKPFKLDEVKEALQEVGLQGITVTEAKGFGRQKGHTELYRGAEYVVDFLPKVKVEVVLADENAEAVIEAIRNAAQTGRIGDGKIFVSNIEEVIRIRTGETGIDAI encoded by the coding sequence ATGAAAAAGATCGAAGCGATCATAAAGCCTTTCAAGCTTGACGAAGTGAAGGAAGCCCTTCAGGAGGTTGGCCTGCAGGGTATCACCGTCACGGAAGCGAAGGGCTTTGGACGCCAGAAGGGCCACACGGAACTTTACCGTGGGGCAGAATACGTTGTTGATTTTCTCCCGAAGGTGAAAGTCGAAGTCGTGCTGGCAGACGAGAACGCCGAAGCCGTGATCGAGGCCATTCGAAACGCCGCCCAGACCGGGCGTATTGGTGATGGAAAGATTTTCGTCTCCAATATCGAAGAGGTCATTCGAATCCGCACCGGTGAGACAGGCATCGACGCCATCTGA
- the hspQ gene encoding heat shock protein HspQ yields the protein MKQRDAKFQIGQVVRHRVFPFRGVIFDVDPEYANTEEWWNAIPAEVRPSKDQPFYHLLAENDETEYVAYVSEQNLVSDDSGRPMRHSQVNAFFDQEGVGQYKPKAVVQH from the coding sequence ATGAAACAAAGAGACGCAAAATTTCAGATTGGACAGGTTGTTCGCCACCGTGTGTTTCCGTTCCGCGGCGTTATCTTCGACGTTGACCCGGAATACGCCAACACCGAGGAATGGTGGAATGCAATTCCCGCTGAAGTCCGCCCGAGCAAGGACCAGCCGTTTTACCATCTGCTCGCAGAGAATGATGAAACGGAATATGTGGCCTATGTTTCCGAACAGAACCTCGTTTCGGACGACAGCGGAAGGCCCATGCGCCATTCGCAGGTGAACGCCTTCTTCGACCAAGAGGGTGTCGGCCAGTACAAGCCGAAAGCTGTCGTTCAACACTGA
- a CDS encoding MarC family protein, with protein sequence MSHFDLLINALTTILVTIDPPGLAPIFLSLTTGMSRQQRFLVARRGTLIAFFILSAFALFGNGILSLLGISIGAFRIAGGLLLFWIAFEMIFEKRNERKEKTGEAAITRDHIHNIAVFPLALPLIAGPGAISATILLSGSLSATIDRAQLILVIAFCLALLFAALVIAERIDRFLGVTGRAILTRLLGVILAALAVQFVVDGVKSAFA encoded by the coding sequence ATGTCACACTTCGACCTTCTGATCAATGCGCTGACCACCATTCTGGTCACCATCGATCCACCCGGCCTCGCGCCGATCTTCCTCAGCCTGACCACGGGCATGAGCCGCCAACAACGGTTCCTTGTGGCGCGCCGCGGCACGCTGATCGCCTTCTTCATTCTCTCGGCCTTTGCCCTGTTCGGCAACGGCATCCTTTCGCTGTTGGGCATTTCGATCGGCGCGTTCCGGATCGCCGGCGGCCTGTTGCTCTTCTGGATCGCCTTCGAGATGATCTTCGAGAAAAGAAATGAGCGGAAGGAAAAAACCGGCGAAGCGGCCATCACCCGCGACCACATTCACAATATCGCAGTGTTTCCGCTGGCATTGCCCCTGATTGCCGGTCCCGGCGCGATCTCGGCGACGATCCTTTTGTCGGGATCCCTCTCCGCCACCATCGACAGGGCTCAGCTCATTCTCGTTATCGCCTTCTGTCTGGCCCTTCTCTTTGCCGCACTCGTCATTGCCGAGCGCATCGACAGGTTTCTCGGCGTCACCGGCCGCGCCATCCTGACACGACTGCTCGGCGTCATTCTGGCGGCTCTCGCCGTCCAGTTCGTCGTCGATGGCGTGAAGTCGGCTTTCGCGTGA
- the glnA gene encoding type I glutamate--ammonia ligase yields MTTANDILKQIKDNDVKFVDLRFTDPKGKLQHVTMDVSCVDEDMFADGVMFDGSSIGGWKAINESDMVLMPDPATVHMDPFFAQSTMVIVCDILDPVSGEAYNRDPRGIAKKAEAYLKASGIGDTVFVGPEPEFFVFDDVKYKADPYNTGFKLDSSELPSNDDTDYETGNLGHRPRVKGGYFPVPPVDSCQDMRSEMLTVLTEMGVTVEKQHHEVAAAQHELGVKFDTLVRNADKIQIYKYVVHQVANAYGKTATFMPKPIFGDNGSGMHVHQSIWKDGKPTFAGDEYAGLSETCLFYIGGIIKHAKAINAFTNPTTNSYKRLVPGYEAPVLLAYSARNRSASCRIPFGTGPKSKRVEVRFPDPLANPYLGFAAMLMAGLDGIKNKIHPGKAMDKDLYDLPPKELKKIPTVCGSLREALENLDKDRKFLTAGGVFDDDQIDAYIELKMIEVMRFEMTPHPVEFDMYYSA; encoded by the coding sequence ATGACGACTGCAAATGATATCCTTAAGCAAATCAAGGATAACGACGTCAAGTTCGTGGATTTGCGCTTCACCGACCCCAAGGGCAAGCTGCAGCACGTAACGATGGACGTATCCTGTGTTGATGAGGACATGTTCGCCGATGGCGTGATGTTCGACGGTTCGTCGATCGGCGGCTGGAAGGCCATCAACGAGTCCGACATGGTGCTGATGCCCGATCCGGCAACCGTGCACATGGACCCCTTCTTCGCACAGTCAACGATGGTCATCGTCTGCGACATTCTCGATCCGGTCTCCGGCGAAGCCTATAACCGCGACCCACGCGGCATTGCCAAGAAGGCCGAAGCCTACCTCAAGGCTTCCGGCATCGGCGACACCGTCTTCGTCGGCCCCGAGCCGGAGTTCTTTGTCTTTGACGACGTGAAGTACAAGGCTGACCCGTACAACACAGGCTTCAAGCTCGACTCGTCCGAACTGCCGTCCAACGACGACACCGACTACGAGACCGGCAACCTCGGCCACCGTCCGCGCGTCAAGGGCGGTTATTTCCCGGTTCCGCCGGTCGACAGCTGCCAGGATATGCGCTCCGAAATGCTGACGGTGCTGACCGAAATGGGCGTCACCGTCGAAAAGCAGCACCACGAAGTGGCCGCTGCCCAGCACGAACTCGGCGTGAAGTTCGACACCCTGGTGCGCAACGCCGACAAGATCCAGATCTACAAGTACGTCGTGCACCAGGTCGCCAATGCTTATGGCAAGACGGCAACCTTCATGCCGAAGCCGATCTTCGGCGACAACGGCTCGGGCATGCACGTGCACCAGTCGATCTGGAAGGACGGCAAGCCGACCTTCGCCGGCGACGAATATGCCGGCCTGTCGGAAACCTGCCTCTTTTACATCGGCGGCATCATCAAGCATGCCAAGGCGATCAACGCCTTCACCAACCCGACGACGAACTCCTACAAGCGTCTGGTGCCGGGTTATGAAGCGCCGGTTCTGCTGGCCTACTCCGCCCGCAACCGCTCTGCCTCGTGCCGTATCCCATTCGGTACCGGTCCGAAGTCGAAGCGTGTCGAAGTTCGCTTCCCCGACCCGCTGGCAAACCCCTATCTCGGCTTTGCCGCCATGCTGATGGCCGGCCTCGACGGCATCAAGAACAAGATCCACCCCGGCAAGGCCATGGACAAGGATCTCTACGACCTGCCGCCGAAAGAACTGAAGAAGATCCCGACCGTCTGCGGTTCGCTGCGCGAAGCGCTCGAAAACCTCGACAAGGACCGCAAGTTCCTGACCGCCGGCGGTGTCTTCGACGACGACCAGATCGATGCCTATATCGAACTGAAGATGATCGAAGTCATGCGTTTCGAAATGACCCCGCATCCGGTCGAATTCGACATGTACTACTCGGCATAA